One part of the Leucobacter triazinivorans genome encodes these proteins:
- the metK gene encoding methionine adenosyltransferase, whose protein sequence is MPLRQFTSESVTEGHPDKICDRISDSILDAMLEQDPGARVAVETLVTTGLVHVAGEVSTTGYVEIPQIVRDAVRDIGYTSSEMGFDAASCGVSVSIGQQSPDIAGGVDASLEVRSGELRAHGDDDGLSRQGAGDQGIMFGYATDETPELHPLPSWIAHRLAERLTDVRKSGLLPELRPDGKTQVTIGYDGDRAASVEAVVVSTQHRGDLSQRALRDAVEREVIRPVLDRVDLHSADAQLFINPAGPFVIGGPMGDAGLTGRKIIIDTYGGASRHGGGAFSGKDPSKVDRSAAYAMRWVAKHVVRAGLARRAELQVAYAIGRAHPVGLYVETFGTETVPLDRIERAVREVFDLRPLAIIRDLELLRPVYAQTSAYGHFGRELPDFTWEATPRTAELRSAAGL, encoded by the coding sequence GTGCCGCTGCGCCAGTTCACCTCGGAATCCGTCACCGAGGGCCACCCGGACAAGATCTGCGATCGCATCTCGGATTCGATCCTCGATGCCATGCTCGAGCAGGATCCCGGCGCGCGCGTCGCGGTCGAGACGCTCGTCACGACAGGCCTCGTGCATGTGGCCGGCGAGGTCTCCACGACCGGATACGTCGAGATCCCGCAGATCGTGCGCGACGCGGTGCGGGACATCGGGTACACGAGTTCCGAGATGGGCTTCGACGCCGCCTCGTGCGGGGTCTCGGTCTCGATCGGACAGCAGTCGCCCGATATCGCCGGGGGCGTGGACGCCTCGCTCGAGGTGCGCAGCGGCGAACTCCGGGCGCACGGGGACGACGACGGGCTGAGCCGCCAGGGCGCGGGCGACCAGGGCATCATGTTCGGCTATGCGACCGATGAGACCCCCGAGCTGCACCCGTTGCCGAGCTGGATCGCGCACCGTCTCGCCGAGCGCCTGACCGATGTGCGCAAGAGCGGGCTGCTGCCCGAGCTGCGACCCGACGGCAAGACCCAGGTCACCATCGGGTACGACGGCGATCGTGCGGCGAGTGTCGAGGCGGTCGTGGTCTCCACGCAGCATCGCGGCGATCTGTCGCAGCGGGCTCTGCGCGACGCCGTCGAGCGCGAGGTGATCCGGCCGGTGCTCGATCGCGTCGACCTGCACAGCGCCGATGCGCAGCTCTTCATCAACCCGGCCGGGCCGTTCGTGATCGGCGGCCCCATGGGCGATGCCGGCCTCACCGGCCGGAAGATCATCATCGACACCTACGGCGGCGCCAGCCGGCACGGGGGCGGGGCGTTCAGCGGAAAGGACCCGTCGAAGGTCGACCGCTCCGCCGCGTACGCGATGCGCTGGGTCGCGAAGCACGTCGTGCGCGCCGGTCTGGCGCGTCGCGCCGAGTTGCAGGTCGCCTACGCGATCGGTCGCGCCCACCCGGTCGGCCTCTACGTCGAGACCTTCGGCACCGAGACGGTGCCGCTCGACCGGATCGAGCGCGCCGTTCGCGAGGTCTTCGATCTGCGACCGCTCGCGATCATCCGCGATCTCGAACTGCTGCGGCCCGTCTACGCGCAGACGAGCGCCTACGGCCACTTCGGTCGCGAGCTGCCCGACTTCACCTGGGAGGCCACCCCGCGCACCGCCGAGTTGCGGTCCGCAGCCGGTCTGTAG
- the dnaE gene encoding DNA polymerase III subunit alpha — MLDGAARVGPLMDAAAAQGMPAIAVTDHGNTFGAFDFWKQAKDRGLNPIIGIEAYVTPGTHRGDKTRVRWGDGGGDDVSGAGAYTHMTMLSETTAGMHNLFRLSSYASMEGYYFKPRMDRELLQTYGTGLITTTGCPSGEIQTRLRLGQYAEARQAAAEFQDIFGKENFFCELMDHGLEIERRVQNDLIKIARDLSIPLVATNDLHYVHEADAEAHSALLCVQSGSRLDDPNRFKFDGSGYYLKTAAEMRHIFRDFPEACDNTLLIAERCNVEFNTSANYMPVYPVPDGETEDSWFIKEVEKGLHYRYPNGISDEVRKQAEYEIGVITQMGFPGYFLVVADFINWSKDNGIRVGPGRGSGAGSMVAYAMRITDLDPLQHGLIFERFLNPDRVSMPDFDVDFDDRRRGEVIKYVTEKYGDERVAQIVTYGTIKSKQALKDASRVLGFPFGMGEKLTKAMPPAVMAKDIPLSGITDPDHPRYKEAAEFRAVLQEDPDAKQVYDTALGLEGLKRQWGVHAAGVIMSSDPLIDIIPLQKREQDGQIVTQFDYPTCEGLGLIKMDFLGLRNLTIISDALENIRLNRGEELDLERLELDDAPSYELLARGDTLGVFQLDGGPMRGLLRLMKPDNFEDISAVLALYRPGPMGADSHTNYALRKNGLQEITPIHPELEEPLKDILDTTYGLIIYQEQVMSIAQRVAGFTLGQADILRRAMGKKKKSELDKQYAGFSGGMQERGFSEAAIKALWDILLPFSDYAFNKAHSAAYGVVSYWTAYLKEHYPAEYMAALLTSVGDSKDKLAIYLNECRRMGIKVLPPAVNDSFANFSAVGDDIRFGLGAIRNVGTNVVEAIREAREHKGAFETFHDFLKKVPLVALNKRTVESLIKAGAFDGLGGTRRALVEIHEPAIESAVKEKRDAENGNVGFDFDSLFAEAAEASGDSAEAVSQIPDRPEWTKKDKLSFEREMLGLYVSDHPLRGLDAALAKEANITVAQATNPETGAGFDGEIVTVAGLLTSVQHRTAKSGNLYGMVTLEDFTGEIQALFMGKSYQEFGSLLQPDSIVALRGKLNSRDDGMSMHAYGVKPIDAAVQEDASTLELTLTESRATEPLMEELKSTLRRHPGESEVRLSLITPTAVRIFELREQVRITSDLFGELKGMLGPRCLLPVEDVLG; from the coding sequence TCACGCCCGGCACGCATCGCGGAGACAAGACGCGCGTGCGCTGGGGCGACGGCGGCGGCGACGACGTGTCGGGCGCTGGGGCCTACACCCACATGACCATGCTCTCCGAGACCACGGCGGGAATGCACAACCTGTTCCGGCTCTCGAGCTACGCCTCTATGGAGGGCTACTACTTCAAGCCCAGGATGGACCGCGAGCTGCTGCAGACCTATGGCACGGGGCTCATCACCACCACGGGGTGCCCGTCGGGCGAGATCCAGACCCGCCTGCGCCTCGGCCAGTACGCCGAGGCGCGCCAGGCGGCCGCCGAGTTCCAGGACATCTTCGGCAAGGAGAACTTCTTCTGCGAGCTCATGGACCACGGTCTGGAGATCGAGCGCCGCGTGCAGAACGACCTCATCAAGATCGCGCGGGACCTGTCCATTCCGCTCGTCGCCACCAACGATCTGCACTACGTGCACGAGGCCGATGCCGAGGCGCACTCCGCGCTGCTGTGCGTGCAGTCGGGGTCCCGGCTCGACGATCCGAACCGTTTCAAGTTCGACGGCTCCGGCTACTACCTGAAGACCGCGGCCGAAATGCGGCACATCTTCCGCGATTTCCCCGAGGCGTGCGACAACACGCTCCTCATCGCCGAGCGCTGCAACGTCGAGTTCAACACCAGCGCCAACTACATGCCGGTCTATCCGGTGCCCGACGGCGAGACCGAGGACAGCTGGTTCATCAAGGAAGTCGAGAAGGGGCTCCACTACCGCTATCCGAACGGCATCTCGGACGAGGTGCGCAAGCAGGCGGAGTACGAGATCGGCGTCATCACGCAGATGGGGTTCCCCGGCTACTTCCTCGTCGTCGCCGACTTCATCAACTGGTCGAAGGACAACGGCATCCGCGTGGGTCCCGGCCGCGGTTCGGGCGCGGGTTCGATGGTGGCCTATGCCATGCGCATCACCGACCTCGACCCGCTGCAGCACGGGCTCATCTTCGAGCGCTTCCTCAACCCCGACCGCGTCTCGATGCCCGACTTCGACGTCGACTTCGATGATCGCCGTCGCGGCGAGGTCATCAAGTACGTGACCGAGAAGTACGGCGACGAGAGGGTGGCGCAGATCGTCACCTACGGCACCATCAAGTCGAAGCAGGCCCTCAAGGACGCATCGCGGGTGCTCGGCTTCCCCTTCGGCATGGGTGAGAAGCTCACAAAGGCGATGCCCCCCGCCGTGATGGCGAAGGACATCCCGCTCTCCGGCATCACCGATCCGGATCACCCCCGCTACAAGGAGGCGGCCGAGTTCCGTGCCGTACTGCAGGAGGACCCCGACGCCAAGCAGGTGTACGACACCGCCCTTGGCCTCGAGGGGCTGAAGCGGCAGTGGGGGGTGCACGCCGCGGGCGTGATCATGTCGAGCGATCCGCTCATCGACATCATCCCGCTGCAGAAGCGCGAGCAGGACGGCCAGATCGTCACGCAGTTCGACTACCCGACCTGCGAGGGCCTCGGCCTCATCAAGATGGACTTCCTGGGGCTGCGCAACCTCACCATCATCTCCGACGCGCTCGAGAACATCCGCCTCAACCGGGGTGAGGAGCTTGATCTCGAGCGTCTCGAGCTCGACGACGCACCCTCCTACGAACTGCTGGCGCGCGGCGACACGCTGGGGGTGTTCCAGCTCGACGGCGGGCCCATGCGCGGTCTGCTGCGGCTCATGAAGCCCGACAACTTCGAGGACATCTCGGCGGTGCTGGCGCTCTACCGGCCGGGCCCGATGGGCGCCGACTCGCACACCAATTACGCGCTGCGCAAGAACGGCCTGCAGGAGATCACACCGATCCATCCCGAGCTCGAGGAGCCGTTGAAAGACATCCTCGACACCACCTACGGACTCATCATCTACCAGGAGCAGGTGATGTCGATCGCGCAGCGCGTAGCCGGCTTCACCCTCGGTCAGGCCGACATCCTGCGCCGCGCCATGGGCAAGAAGAAGAAGTCCGAGCTCGACAAGCAGTACGCGGGCTTCTCCGGCGGCATGCAGGAGCGCGGGTTCTCCGAGGCCGCGATCAAGGCGCTCTGGGACATTCTGCTGCCCTTCTCGGACTACGCGTTCAACAAGGCGCACTCCGCCGCCTACGGCGTGGTGAGCTACTGGACCGCCTACCTCAAGGAGCACTACCCCGCAGAGTACATGGCCGCCTTGCTCACCAGCGTGGGCGACTCGAAGGACAAGCTCGCGATCTATCTCAACGAGTGTCGGCGCATGGGGATCAAGGTGCTGCCCCCGGCGGTCAACGACTCGTTCGCGAACTTCTCGGCGGTCGGCGACGACATCCGATTCGGTCTCGGGGCGATCCGCAACGTCGGCACCAACGTCGTCGAGGCGATCCGCGAGGCGCGCGAGCACAAGGGAGCCTTCGAGACCTTCCACGACTTCCTGAAGAAGGTTCCTCTGGTCGCACTCAACAAGCGCACTGTGGAGTCGCTCATCAAGGCCGGCGCCTTCGACGGCTTGGGCGGCACGCGCCGTGCGCTGGTGGAGATCCACGAGCCCGCCATCGAGAGCGCGGTGAAGGAGAAGCGCGACGCCGAGAACGGCAATGTCGGCTTCGACTTCGACAGCCTGTTCGCCGAGGCCGCCGAGGCCTCGGGGGATTCCGCCGAGGCGGTCTCGCAGATCCCGGATCGGCCGGAGTGGACGAAGAAGGACAAGCTGTCGTTCGAGCGCGAGATGCTCGGCCTCTACGTGTCGGACCACCCGCTGCGCGGTCTCGACGCGGCACTCGCGAAGGAGGCGAACATCACCGTCGCGCAGGCAACGAACCCGGAGACGGGCGCGGGGTTCGACGGCGAGATCGTCACGGTGGCCGGTCTGCTGACGAGCGTGCAGCACCGCACGGCGAAGTCGGGCAACCTCTACGGCATGGTGACCCTCGAGGACTTCACCGGCGAGATCCAGGCGCTCTTCATGGGCAAGTCGTATCAGGAGTTCGGCAGTCTGCTGCAGCCCGACAGCATCGTGGCGCTGCGCGGCAAGCTGAACTCGCGCGACGACGGCATGTCGATGCACGCCTACGGGGTGAAGCCCATCGATGCGGCGGTGCAGGAGGACGCGTCCACGCTCGAGCTGACGCTGACCGAGTCGCGGGCCACCGAGCCGCTGATGGAGGAGCTGAAGTCGACGCTGCGGCGGCACCCGGGCGAGAGCGAGGTGCGCCTCAGCCTCATCACCCCGACGGCCGTGCGCATCTTCGAGCTGCGGGAGCAGGTGCGCATCACCTCGGATCTGTTCGGGGAGCTGAAGGGCATGCTCGGGCCGAGGTGCCTGCTGCCGGTGGAGGACGTGCTGGGGTGA
- a CDS encoding DUF6993 domain-containing protein, whose amino-acid sequence MRPNPSKPRRSAAALLAIGVAIPLLAGCALIEGPTPDTPARETPAAPETPPELVPGGTAEQNLPYFTEVLRSFSEGQQPVQGVPVVDALAEAGFDRSAMQVTFDQSMTGLEADSIFASVRIGADCLIGQVVTSDRSFVAQNEPAVGPNGDICLIGSTRPIDW is encoded by the coding sequence GTGCGTCCGAACCCGTCGAAACCTCGCCGATCCGCCGCTGCGCTGCTCGCGATCGGTGTCGCGATCCCGCTCCTCGCGGGATGCGCGCTGATCGAGGGGCCGACGCCCGATACCCCCGCCCGTGAGACGCCGGCCGCTCCGGAGACCCCGCCCGAGCTCGTGCCCGGCGGTACCGCTGAGCAGAACCTGCCCTACTTCACCGAGGTGCTGCGATCGTTCTCCGAAGGCCAGCAGCCGGTGCAGGGCGTTCCCGTCGTCGATGCGCTCGCAGAGGCGGGCTTCGACCGGTCTGCCATGCAGGTCACCTTCGATCAGAGCATGACCGGTCTCGAGGCCGACAGCATCTTCGCCTCCGTGCGCATCGGCGCAGACTGCCTCATCGGCCAGGTCGTGACCTCGGACCGCAGCTTCGTGGCGCAGAACGAACCCGCCGTCGGCCCGAACGGCGACATCTGCCTCATCGGGAGCACTCGCCCGATCGACTGGTAG
- a CDS encoding acyl-CoA thioesterase — MTASPDLLAMLSVLDSGARTRDDILTGPAFPTPHGRSFGGQVLGQAIAAAGTTVPEDRIIHSMHGYFLRPGDSEDRMTFEVDRLHDGRSFSTRRVQAYQSGQVLMSMISSYQEQDEGLEHQETADLGAVPDPESLPSVWETYGHLASPGGGGRASWVLNRPFDFRYVESDIILDVAEPSNRQRVWLRSRDTFETTPLLHAAALAFASDYLLLEPVLRRHGVPWATPGMRGASLDHAMWFHRPFRVDEWLLYELESPTAQGGRGLAHGRFYDRDGALVASVSQETTIRLPEHE, encoded by the coding sequence ATGACCGCTTCCCCCGATCTCCTCGCGATGCTCTCCGTGCTCGACTCGGGCGCCCGCACCCGGGACGACATCCTCACGGGCCCCGCGTTCCCCACGCCGCACGGGCGCTCCTTCGGCGGGCAGGTGCTCGGACAGGCGATCGCGGCCGCGGGGACGACGGTGCCCGAGGACCGCATCATCCACTCGATGCACGGCTACTTCCTGCGCCCCGGCGACAGCGAGGACCGCATGACCTTCGAGGTGGATCGCCTGCACGACGGCCGTTCGTTCTCCACCCGACGGGTGCAGGCCTATCAGAGCGGACAGGTGCTGATGTCGATGATCTCGTCGTACCAGGAACAGGACGAGGGTCTCGAGCACCAGGAGACCGCGGACCTCGGCGCGGTTCCGGATCCGGAGTCGCTGCCGAGCGTGTGGGAGACCTACGGCCATCTGGCGAGCCCGGGCGGCGGCGGGCGGGCATCGTGGGTGCTCAATCGGCCGTTCGACTTCCGCTACGTCGAGTCCGACATCATCCTCGACGTCGCCGAGCCGAGCAACCGCCAGCGGGTGTGGCTGCGCAGCCGCGACACCTTCGAGACGACGCCGCTGCTCCATGCCGCGGCGCTCGCCTTCGCGAGCGACTACCTGCTGCTCGAGCCGGTGCTGCGCCGGCACGGGGTGCCCTGGGCCACGCCCGGGATGCGCGGCGCGAGCCTCGACCACGCGATGTGGTTCCATCGGCCCTTCCGGGTCGACGAGTGGCTGCTGTACGAGCTCGAGTCCCCCACCGCGCAGGGCGGCCGCGGGCTCGCGCACGGGCGCTTCTACGACCGCGACGGCGCACTCGTCGCGAGCGTCTCCCAGGAGACGACCATCCGGCTGCCCGAGCACGAGTAG
- the nadE gene encoding ammonia-dependent NAD(+) synthetase, producing the protein MSELQQRIIGELGSAPEIDPGQETERRIAFLVEYAMSIPACAGFVLGISGGQDSSLAGRLSQIAVERMRARGRNAEFIAVRLPYGVQRDEEDAQLALSFIRPDRSIAVNIDAGVDGIVAAVAEATGEPVSDLTKGNAKARMRMIAQYAIGGDRDLLVVGTDHGAEAITGFFTKFGDGGADVLPLSGLTKSQGAQMLQHLDAPSRLWQKEPTADLLDGDPGQSDEDNLGIDYGRIDAYLRGEEVAAADAAHLERRYRTTEHKRRLPVTPFDTWWRED; encoded by the coding sequence ATGAGCGAGTTGCAGCAGCGGATCATCGGGGAGCTCGGCTCCGCCCCTGAAATCGATCCTGGGCAGGAGACGGAGCGACGCATCGCCTTCCTGGTGGAGTACGCGATGTCGATTCCGGCCTGCGCGGGCTTCGTGCTCGGCATCTCGGGCGGGCAGGACTCCTCGCTCGCCGGCCGGCTGAGCCAGATCGCGGTCGAGCGCATGCGCGCCCGCGGCCGGAATGCGGAGTTCATCGCCGTGCGTCTGCCCTACGGCGTGCAGCGGGACGAGGAGGACGCGCAGCTCGCCCTCTCGTTCATCCGCCCCGATCGTTCGATCGCCGTGAACATCGACGCGGGGGTCGACGGGATCGTTGCGGCGGTCGCCGAGGCCACCGGCGAGCCTGTGTCCGACCTCACCAAGGGCAATGCCAAGGCGCGGATGCGCATGATCGCGCAGTACGCCATCGGAGGGGATCGGGATCTGCTCGTGGTGGGCACCGACCACGGCGCAGAGGCGATCACCGGGTTCTTCACCAAGTTCGGCGACGGCGGGGCTGACGTTCTGCCGCTCTCGGGCCTGACGAAGAGCCAGGGCGCGCAGATGCTGCAGCACCTCGACGCGCCGAGCCGGCTCTGGCAGAAGGAGCCGACGGCGGATCTGCTCGACGGCGATCCTGGGCAGTCCGACGAGGACAACCTCGGCATCGACTACGGGAGGATCGATGCGTATCTGCGGGGTGAAGAGGTCGCCGCTGCGGACGCGGCTCATCTGGAGCGGCGCTACCGCACCACCGAGCACAAGCGCAGGCTTCCCGTGACCCCGTTCGACACGTGGTGGAGAGAGGACTGA
- the msrA gene encoding peptide-methionine (S)-S-oxide reductase MsrA, which produces MSGSTTTFVLAGGCFWCLDAAYRQLRGVAEVLSCYTGGETPQPNYEQVCTGATGHAEAVAVTFDESVIPAGVILDAFFTMHDPTQLNRQGNDVGTQYRSAMFFASEEQRELFEAARDRAAEYWAGSGEVVTSIEPLGEVFPAEEYHQDFFAKNPTQGYCLAVAVPKVNKVRASFAEYLR; this is translated from the coding sequence ATGTCGGGTTCGACGACGACGTTCGTGCTTGCGGGAGGCTGCTTCTGGTGCCTCGACGCCGCCTACCGGCAGCTGCGAGGGGTCGCCGAGGTGCTCTCGTGCTATACCGGTGGGGAGACTCCTCAGCCGAACTACGAGCAGGTGTGCACCGGCGCGACGGGCCATGCGGAGGCGGTCGCGGTCACGTTCGACGAGAGCGTCATCCCGGCCGGCGTGATCCTCGACGCCTTCTTCACTATGCACGACCCCACGCAGCTGAACCGTCAGGGGAACGACGTCGGAACCCAGTACCGGTCGGCCATGTTCTTCGCGAGCGAGGAGCAGCGCGAGCTGTTCGAGGCGGCTCGCGATCGAGCCGCCGAGTACTGGGCGGGCTCGGGGGAGGTTGTCACGTCGATCGAGCCGCTCGGGGAGGTCTTCCCCGCAGAGGAGTATCACCAGGACTTCTTCGCGAAGAACCCGACGCAGGGCTACTGCCTTGCGGTCGCCGTGCCCAAGGTGAACAAGGTGCGCGCCTCCTTCGCCGAATACCTGCGCTGA
- the ettA gene encoding energy-dependent translational throttle protein EttA — translation MAEYIYQMVRARKAHGDKVILDDVTMAFLPGAKIGVVGPNGAGKSTILKIMAGLDTPSNGEAILTPGYSVGILMQEPELDEEKTVLENVQQGVAEIKSKLDRFNEISAEMANPDADYDTLLPEMGELQEAIDHVDGWDLDNQLEQAMDALRCPPSEAIVKHLSGGEKRRVALCKLLLEKPDLLLLDEPTNHLDAESVLWLEQHLAKYPGAVMAVTHDRYFLDHVATWICEVDRGRLYPYEGNYSTYLEQKAARLEVQGKKDQKLQKRLKEELEWVRSNAKGRQAKSKARLARYEEMAAEAERTRKLDFEEIQIPAGPRLGNLVLEAKDLQKGFDGRTLIDGLSFSLPRNGIVGIIGPNGVGKTTLFKTIVGIEPLDGGELKIGETVQLSYVDQTRGGIDPKKTVWEVVSEGLDYIQVGKTEIPSRAYVSTFGFKGPDQQKPAGVLSGGERNRLNLALTLKQGGNLLLLDEPTNDLDVETLTSLENALLEFPGCAVVITHDRWFLDRIATHILAYEGTEENPASWYWFEGNFEAYEANKIERLGPDAAKPSRVTYRKLTRG, via the coding sequence ATGGCTGAGTACATTTACCAGATGGTCCGCGCGCGCAAGGCGCACGGCGACAAGGTGATCCTCGACGACGTGACCATGGCATTCCTGCCCGGCGCGAAGATCGGTGTGGTCGGGCCGAACGGCGCCGGCAAGTCCACGATCCTCAAGATCATGGCCGGGCTCGACACGCCCTCGAACGGCGAGGCGATCCTCACCCCGGGGTACTCCGTCGGCATTCTCATGCAGGAGCCGGAGCTCGATGAGGAGAAGACCGTCCTCGAGAACGTGCAGCAGGGCGTCGCCGAGATCAAGAGCAAGCTCGACCGCTTCAACGAGATCTCGGCGGAGATGGCGAATCCCGACGCCGACTACGACACGCTGCTCCCCGAGATGGGCGAGCTGCAGGAGGCGATCGACCACGTCGACGGCTGGGACCTCGACAATCAGCTCGAGCAGGCGATGGATGCGCTGCGCTGCCCGCCGTCCGAGGCGATTGTGAAGCACCTCTCGGGCGGCGAGAAGCGCCGAGTGGCGCTCTGCAAGCTGCTGCTCGAGAAGCCCGACCTGCTGCTGCTCGACGAGCCCACCAACCACCTCGACGCCGAGAGCGTGCTGTGGCTCGAGCAGCACCTCGCCAAGTACCCGGGCGCCGTGATGGCCGTGACCCACGACCGGTACTTCCTCGACCACGTCGCCACCTGGATCTGCGAGGTCGACCGTGGCCGTCTCTACCCCTACGAGGGCAATTACTCGACCTATCTCGAGCAGAAGGCCGCCCGACTCGAGGTGCAGGGCAAGAAGGACCAGAAGCTCCAGAAGCGCCTCAAGGAGGAGCTCGAGTGGGTGCGGTCGAACGCGAAGGGCCGCCAGGCCAAGTCGAAGGCGCGCCTCGCCCGGTACGAGGAGATGGCCGCAGAGGCGGAGCGTACCCGCAAGCTCGATTTCGAAGAGATCCAGATCCCGGCCGGACCGCGCCTGGGCAACCTCGTGCTCGAAGCCAAGGACCTGCAGAAGGGCTTCGACGGCCGCACGCTGATCGACGGCCTGAGCTTCTCGCTGCCGCGCAACGGTATCGTCGGCATCATCGGTCCCAACGGTGTCGGCAAGACGACGCTCTTCAAGACGATCGTGGGCATCGAGCCGCTCGACGGCGGCGAGCTGAAGATCGGCGAGACTGTGCAGCTGAGCTACGTCGATCAGACCCGCGGCGGTATCGATCCGAAGAAGACCGTGTGGGAAGTCGTCTCCGAAGGGCTCGACTACATCCAGGTCGGCAAGACCGAGATCCCTTCGCGCGCCTACGTCTCGACCTTCGGCTTCAAGGGGCCGGATCAGCAGAAGCCCGCCGGTGTGCTCTCGGGCGGTGAGCGCAACCGTCTGAACCTCGCGCTCACGCTGAAGCAGGGCGGCAATCTGCTGCTGCTCGACGAGCCGACCAACGACCTCGACGTGGAGACCCTGACGAGCCTCGAGAACGCGCTGCTCGAGTTCCCCGGCTGCGCCGTCGTCATCACGCACGACCGGTGGTTCCTCGACCGCATCGCGACCCACATCCTCGCGTACGAGGGCACGGAGGAGAACCCGGCGAGCTGGTACTGGTTCGAGGGCAACTTCGAGGCGTACGAGGCGAACAAGATCGAGCGCCTCGGCCCCGACGCGGCAAAGCCATCGCGCGTGACCTACCGCAAGCTCACGCGCGGTTAG
- a CDS encoding single-stranded DNA-binding protein, with product MTIPICIVGTVATAPKLALTRSGVAFCTFRVASNERRYDREQGQWVDGETNWFTVNAFRGLAEHASESFAKGDRVVVSGRVRMRRWESGEKSGTAVEIEAEALGHDLRWGVTTFAKRHGSAAASATNGAAEGRVDTEVASDASSRALEPGEQREWRVTGDVTGETAPDARDEDSRAGDGFVPAAA from the coding sequence ATGACCATTCCCATCTGCATCGTCGGCACCGTTGCTACCGCACCCAAACTCGCGCTCACACGCTCCGGCGTCGCGTTCTGCACGTTCAGAGTCGCGAGCAACGAGCGTCGGTACGACCGCGAACAGGGGCAGTGGGTCGACGGCGAGACGAACTGGTTCACCGTCAACGCCTTCCGCGGTTTGGCCGAGCACGCGAGCGAGTCGTTCGCGAAGGGCGATCGGGTGGTGGTCAGCGGCAGAGTGCGCATGCGCCGCTGGGAGTCGGGCGAGAAGTCGGGCACCGCCGTCGAGATCGAGGCCGAGGCGCTCGGGCACGACCTGCGCTGGGGAGTCACCACGTTCGCCAAGCGCCACGGCTCGGCCGCCGCGTCCGCCACGAACGGTGCCGCGGAGGGCCGTGTCGACACGGAAGTCGCATCCGATGCGTCGAGCCGGGCGCTCGAGCCGGGCGAGCAGCGCGAGTGGCGAGTGACGGGCGACGTGACGGGCGAGACTGCACCAGATGCCCGCGACGAGGATTCGCGCGCGGGTGACGGCTTCGTTCCTGCCGCGGCGTAG
- the rpoZ gene encoding DNA-directed RNA polymerase subunit omega yields the protein MANPNGIIDPPIDDLLEKVDSKYALVIFASQRARQINDYYTDLHDGNLFDNVGPLVDSSVDDKPLSIALHEIVEGKLTMNRRAEVAGDVEDAAAVGA from the coding sequence ATGGCCAACCCCAACGGCATCATCGACCCGCCCATCGACGATCTGCTCGAGAAGGTCGATTCGAAGTACGCCCTGGTGATCTTCGCCTCGCAGCGCGCGCGTCAGATCAACGATTACTACACGGACCTGCACGACGGCAATCTGTTCGACAACGTCGGGCCGCTGGTCGACTCGTCGGTCGACGACAAGCCGCTGTCGATCGCGCTGCATGAGATCGTCGAGGGCAAGCTGACCATGAACCGGCGCGCCGAGGTCGCGGGCGACGTGGAGGACGCCGCTGCGGTCGGCGCGTAA
- a CDS encoding acyl-CoA thioesterase: MARVHIDMELRWGDQDAYGHVNNVAYARFLEEARVRTFWLGSGREETGMERHFRGDDPAGPKMLVASQQIEFLRVLEYGERPITVELWIGRLGGSSLEVHYEIVDGAEAERSVVARAISHIVIVDGTTMRPMRLSDAGRASVEPWTDAPLQLRRG; this comes from the coding sequence ATGGCACGCGTGCACATCGACATGGAGCTCCGCTGGGGCGACCAGGACGCGTACGGCCACGTCAACAACGTGGCCTACGCCCGCTTCCTCGAAGAGGCGCGCGTGCGCACGTTCTGGCTCGGATCCGGTCGCGAGGAGACCGGCATGGAGCGCCACTTCCGCGGCGACGACCCCGCGGGCCCGAAGATGCTGGTCGCGAGCCAGCAGATCGAGTTCCTGCGGGTGCTCGAGTACGGCGAGCGCCCGATCACCGTGGAACTGTGGATCGGGCGCCTCGGCGGATCGAGTCTCGAGGTGCACTACGAGATCGTCGACGGCGCAGAGGCGGAGCGCTCGGTCGTCGCCAGAGCGATCTCGCACATCGTGATCGTCGACGGGACGACGATGCGGCCGATGCGCCTCTCCGACGCGGGACGCGCATCGGTCGAGCCCTGGACCGACGCGCCGCTGCAGCTGCGCCGCGGCTGA